From Triticum urartu cultivar G1812 chromosome 2, Tu2.1, whole genome shotgun sequence, a single genomic window includes:
- the LOC125538910 gene encoding UDP-rhamnose/UDP-galactose transporter 6-like — MAPGSKAEKKAALDAGAWMFNVVTSVGIIMVNKALMATHGFSFATTLTGMHFATTTLMTLVMKWLGYVQPSHLPLSELVKFVFFANLSIVGMNVSLMWNSVGFYQIAKLSIIPLLCIMEVLFENFRYSRDTKLSIVVVLVGVGVCTVSDVSVNAQGLVAAVIAVCGTALQQHYVNYLQRKYSLNSLKLLGHTAPAQAASLLILGPFVDFWLTRNRIDTFHYTSTVTFFIVLSCVISVGTNLSQFICIGRFTAVTFQVIGHMKTILVLTLGFLLFGKEGLNFHVAFGMILAIVGMIWYSSASSKPGGKERQGLASEKAQKSPQSELDDKV; from the exons ATGGCACCAGGAAGCAAGGCAGAGAAAAAAGCAGCATTGGATGCTGGGGCATGGATGTTCAATGTTGTAACTTCGGTTGGCATAATCATGGTCAACAAGGCCTTAATGGCTACACATGGTTTTAGCTTTG CCACAACATTGACTGGGATGCATTTTGCAACTACCACTTTGATGACATTGGTAATGAAATGGTTAGGATACGTTCAGCCATCTCATTTACCTCTGTCGGAGCTAGTAAAGTTTGTATTTTTTGCAAACCTATCAATTGTTGGGATGAATGTTAGCTTGATGTGGAACTCTGTTGGCTTTTATCAG ATTGCGAAGCTATCTATTATTCCACTTCTATGCATTATGGAGGTCCTGTTCGAAAATTTCCGTTACTCGAGGGATACAAAGCTTAGTATAGTGGTTGTCCTTGTAGGTGTGGGAGTGTGTACAGTTTCTGATGTCAGTGTAAATGCGCAAGGATTGGTAGCTGCCGTAATAGCAGTTTGCGGCACTGCATTACAACAGCAT TATGTCAATTACCTTCAACGGAAGTACTCTCTCAACTCACTCAAACTCTTGGGTCACACTGCACCAGCTCAAGCAGCTTCACTGTTGATATTAGGCCCATTCGTGGACTTCTGGCTTACCAGGAATAGAATCGACACTTTTCACTACACCAGCACAGTGACG TTCTTCATTGTGCTGTCATGCGTTATTTCAGTTGGGACCAATCTCAGCCAATTCATATGCATTGGGAGATTCACCGCCGTCACGTTTCAAGTGATCGGACACATGAAGACAATTCTCGTGCTAACCCTGGGATTTCTGTTGTTCGGGAAAGAAGGCCTGAATTTCCATGTGGCGTTTGGGATGATCCTCGCCATTGTTGGGATGATATGGTACAGCAGCGCGTCTTCGAAACCCGGAGGCAAGGAGCGGCAGGGTCTGGCGAGCGAGAAGGCCCAGAAGTCGCCACAGTCGGAGCTGGACGATAAAGTATGA